The genomic window GTCACCACCGCACACGCGACCGAACCCCGGCTCAATGACGCGTTCCGGGAGTATGCCCAGGCCCGCGGGTTCGCTGTTGACCCGACGCGGGTCCGCAGCCCCAAAGATAAGCCGCGGGTAGAACGCATGGTGCAGTACGTGCGGTCGAATTTCTATGCCGGAGAACACTTCCGGGATCTCGGGGATTGCCGGGAACGGGCGCGGCTGTGGTGTGCGCAGACCGCCGGGTTGCGGATTCATGGCACCACCCGGCTGCGCCCGGCCGAGGTGTTCGCCGCCGAGGAACTCCCTGCGCTGGGACCGGTGCCTGAGGATGTGTTCGACATCCCGGTCTGGACCCATCCCAAGGTCGCCTCAGACCGGCATGTGCAGATCGCCAAAGCGCTCTACAGCGTGCCCGGCGAGTTGGTCGGCAAGCGGATCGAGGCCCGCACGGATGCGCACGCGGTGAAGCTGTACTGGCGTGGTGAGTTGATCAAGGTCCACCCCGTCATGGCCCCGGGCCGGCGGCACACCGACCCCGCTGATCTGCCCGCGCACGTGTCGGTCTATGCGATGCGCGACATCAATGCGCTGCAGCGCAAGGCTGCTGCCCACGGCACCCACGTCGGCACCTACGCCGCCGCCGTGTTGGAACACCCGCTGCCGTGGACCAAGATGCGCCAGGTCTATCGGCTGCTGGGGCTGGTGCGCCGCCACAGCGCCGCCGCCGTGGAGGACGCCTGCCGGCGTGCCTTGGATGCCGAAGTCATCGACGTCGGACTGATCGAGCGGATCGTGACCCGCGGCGGCGGTGAACAGATGCCCCTGATACCGAAACCACCCGGGGCGGCGTCCAGGTTCGTGCGGGATGGCTCCGACTTCTCGGTCCGCAGGCCCTCATGAGCCCGGCCCGCCCCGATGCCGTGCCGGCGGTCAAACCGATCGAGGTCTCCGGCGAGCTCAAAGCGTTGATGCGCCGCCTCAAACTCGGTCAGCTGCTCGACACCCTCCCGGAGCGGCTGGCGCTGGCCCGCACCAACCGGCTGCCGCACCACGACTTTTTGGAGCTGTTGTTCGCTGATGAGGTCACCCGCCGCGACCGCGAGTCCGCGACGCGGCGGGCCAAGGCTGCCCACCTCGATCCTGCGATGCAACTCCAAGCCTGGGACGACTCCACCGCCGTGGCGTTCGATCAGCAATTGTGGGCCGAGCTGATCTCGCTGCGGTTCCTCGCCGATGCCTACAACGTGCTCGTCATGGGCCCGGTCGGCGTGGGAAAGACGTTCCTGGCCAACGCCTTAGGCCACATCGCGGTACGACGGCTTCACAGCGTGCACACCGAACGGGCCGACAAACTGTTCAAACGCCTGCGTGGAGCACGCCTGGACGGCAGCTACGAAGACGAGATGCGCAAACTGCACCGCGTCGAGCTATTGATCATCGACGATCTGGCACTGCACCGCCTGGAAGCCACCGAGACTACCGACTTCTACGAGATCATCGTCGAACGCCACCGCAAGGCTTCGACGATCATCACCAGCAACCGCGAACCGCCCGAGATCCTGACCATGATGGCCGATCCTCTGCTGGCTCAATCCGCGATGGACCGCCTGCAATCAGCGGCCTACGAACTCGTCGTCGAAGGCCAGTCCTACCGGCAACGCCAAAAGCCCCGACCGGAAAAGCCGGCCCCTCCGACTCCGTCGGATTGACCGGCAACCACCCCATCGGTCACCATCAACGCACGGCCTACAACCGGAACAACCCGGTCCCATGCTCATGGCAAACCAGAGGTCCCATCACCCTGGCAGGCGACAACAAATGCGTCCGCCGCCGCGGGCAGTTGCTGTATGGCGCGGGAACCCTTGCGCACCACGGTGATCAGTTGTTGGCCTGGGTCGACATCGCACTGGCGAACCCCCAGCAGCTCGGACGCGCGGGCTCCCGTTGAGATCCAGAATGCAACCATTGCTCGGTCCCGATTCGACGGCAGCGCGGTGAACAGCGTGTTGAACCGATCGTCGGGTATCGCCCGCGGAATCCGCTGCGGCATTTTGGGGCGATAGCGCCCTACACGGTCGTGCTTCCAGGCCTCCATCGGGTTGTGGTGGGCATTCGCCCGCTCCGACCGACGTGCGATATCGAGGGGAAACGGATTCAAGATCGGTCCGGCACCGAGGTCACGCTGGAAGTCGTAGAAGCCGCGTAGCACCGTCTCGCTGTGAGCGATCGTCGCCGGGGCATACCCGGGGCCGAGGGCGGCCTTGCCCGTTACGGGGTTCGGCGGCCCAACCGACTCCACGGTTGCAACCACTTGGTCCGACGATGGCCTTCTCCGGTGTTTGACCGTCAGCTGAATCCAACAGCTGAAATCGCGCGCTTCGATCCGCGTCGCGCGGCGCCAATCGACATCGACCGCGCCGAGGAATCTCCACCACCGCAGCAAGTCCATGCCGTAGGAACGCAGCGTCGCTGGAGAACGCCCAGCCGCGAGCAGCTCCCGTAGAAACGCGGCCACTGATTCCACGACGGCGCCCTCGGCGTCGATCAACCGGTAAGGCTCACCCAGATCGCCGGTTGAGGCGAGCTCCCCACAGCGAGAAACAACAAGACGGGCTACATCCCTGGTTTGTACTGGCTCTTGGTTCATGGCCGAAAGCTATCGGGGCCGGCGCATTACGCCGCGCCACGCCACGCGGCTGGGCCAGTTAGTTCAGTCAACGGTGCGTTGGCGTGCGGGCAGCTCTGCTGCACCGGCAGTCCGCAGTAGCCGTTGGGTAGGGCCTGGGTGGCTCGGCCGAGGCGCTGTTTGGCCCAGGCGGCCGCGGCGATCGGACCGGACGGGTCGAAAATGATTGTGGTGCGGTGGATGTCGACCTTGCGGGCCGCCTCCCACTGGCGGCGCACGGTGGTGTCGTGCAGGCGGGCGTAATGCCCGGTCATCTGCGCGGAGTCGTGGTCCAGGATGCGTCGCACGACCTCTTGTGGGACGTCGCGGTTGATCAGCCGGGTGCCCAGGGTGTGGCGCCACTGGTGCGGGGTTAGGTGCACCGGCTGGCCGTGCTCGTCACGGATGTCGCAGACGGACAGCCAGCGCAACAGCGCCATCCGGTAGGTGGGGCTGGCGATCGGGTGGGTGCCGTCAATGTTCTTCGTCGGCCGTGGGAACAACACCGGCGTGCCTGCCGGCCAACGCTGGGCGGTGCGGTTGCGATGTTCGGCGGTGAGCTCGCGCAACTGCACGTCGATGGGCACCAACGCGTCGCGTTTCATCTTGTGGTTGAGGTAGCGCAGATACGGAGCACCTTCGGCGTCGGCGACCACACAATCGCGGCGCAGCCGTAGCGCATCGGTGATCCGTAGCCCGCAACGCATCAAGATGATCGTGATCAACCGGTGGGCAGGATCGGTGAATCGGGCGAGGTTGTCGGGATCCTCGAGCTGAGCCATGACCTGTTCGGCCAGTGCCCGAGGCAACCGTTCGTCGCGTTTCGGGTAGTCCTCGGCGAAGAACATCGCGTCTGCGGGAAGGTCTGTGTCCCAACGGTGTTGGCGAACGGCGGCGAAGAACCGGTTGAGCAGCCCGATATGGGTCCCGCGACGTTGGGCACCGATGGAGTCGCCGCGCAGGTTGGCCAGATAGCGCTCCAGCACCGGCCGGTCGATCCGGTCGATGCTCTCGACGCCGATGTCGGCGAGGAACCCGGCGAAGCGGGTGAGCACAACGACCGGCCTGCCGCCGCCGGCTTCCAGGCCCAATCCGGTCGACAGCCGCCACCGGGCCCACCGCTTGGCCAGATCCCGCAGCCACGGCTGCGGAATACCGCCGAACCGCAGCGTGCGGTCTCCGTCGTAGCCGAGCCGGCGCATGCGCCAGACATCGCGCGGGTATTCGGCGTCCCAGCCGCCGGCTTCGGCCAGGTCGGCGATCACCCGGGATGCGTAGCTGAGGAACCCACGGGAGCGAGTGTCATTGATCGTCGACCGAGCCCAGTCGTGCCAGATGTCCTCGTCGTGGTTGAGCAGGGAGCCCACGCCTATTGCGGCCAGTGCCTTCACGACGCGCATGACCACGTCCGGGGTCAGCTTGCCCTGCCGATCGTCGTGACGGCGTTGCAGCACGTACTGCAGTTCCAGCTTCAGCTGACCGGTCAGCCGGTCGAGCCGGATCTGCTCGCTGGCCAGCGGGGTTTCGGCGGCGAAGCGGTCGGCGAACTCGTCAATGTCGGGTCTGCCGTTGACCCTTCCAGGTATTGGTGTGGGTTTGGCAGAACGCAGACGTGCCCTGCGGCCAGAGCTCGCAATGCGGGATGCGGCAGGTCGCGCCCGGCGCTGGCTGCTTGAACGGCTGTGGTTCGGCCAGCCATCCCGCCAGGCTGGGGCGCCCGGCTCGTTCCCATCGTTGCGCGTGCAGCCCGCACATGCCGCCACGGGCAGAGCCGTAACCGCAACCGGGCACCCGGCAGCGCTGGTTGGGTTGTCGCCGCCGCCACCGCGGATCGGTCGACACGGCGAACCGCTCCAGCGACGGACGCCCCTCTTCATGCCACCGTTGCCGATGTCCTTCACACAGGCCGCGTCCACGGGCGGTTCGCTCGCACCCCTCAACCCGGCACTCGGCTCCACCAAACACCGGATCCTCGGGCCCGAATTCCAGTACATTGCTGCGGAATTCGTTGCGGACCTCGGCCATCAGCTTGCCCAGCAGCCCCGACGGGCCGGCAGGCTTGAGCGACGGCGCCCTCACAGCCGCACCTGCCCATCGGTGAACCAACCGGCCTGTTCCATGACCCGCCGAGCGTCCTCCACGGTGAGGTGCCCATACGTCGTGGTCGTCGTCGCCACGTGCGCATGTCCGAGCAGATGCGCGACCACCTCGATGCTGACTCCGTCGCGCAGCAGCCGGGTTGCGGCCGTGTGTCGCAGCCAGTGCGGGTCGAAGTCGATCCCGGTCCGCCGGCGCAGCCGCCGCACCAGGTCATAGACCGCGGCGTAGGTCAGCGGATGCCCCTGCGGACGGCCCCACAGGTTGACGAACACATAGTCGCTGTCCAGATCGCCGTACTCAGTGTGAAGGTAGTCGGCGAACAATCGGATCAACGCGCTGCTGACCGGGATCGTGCGGACGGTCTGTGACTTGGCGCGCGCGCCATTGGCGTTGTCGCGTCGCCGCACCGTTACTTCATGCTCAGCGGAGGCGATGTCGTTGTGCCGCAAACCAAGTACCTCGCCGATCCGCATCCCTTCTCCGGGGTTTCCTGACCTGTTGCGGGACGTTGCTCGATCTACATGATCGGGCGGGTTGCTCGGCGTTTCTCCGGGGGTGTGGTGCTCGTGGCTGGTAGTTGTTTGTGACTGTCGGCCCGAAAGTGAGAGCCCATGCGAGTATTCCCGGTGAGTTTGCCGTCCGGGCAACGGTATTGGACGGTGCTGGATGAGGACCTGCAGGTGGTTGATGTCGCCGATGCGTATCTGCGGCATCTGCGGTTCGGCCACGACGCGGCCGAGTCCACGACGAAGGCGTATGCGCATTCGATCGCGTTGTTCCTGCGCTGGTGTGCCCGGTCGGGCCGGTCCTGGCAGGCCGGTGTGGAGGGTTTCGCGTTGTTCATGACGTGGCTGGCTCACGCCCGGTCATCGGTCGATGACGCCGCGAGCGTGGTGGTGGCCGGACCTGGCGCTGCTGCGGTGCGGGGCCCGTCGCGGATCAACGGGGTGCTGACCGCGGTGCGGGGCATGGTGGTGCACGCGGTGGCGACCGGCCACGGCGCGGCGGGGCTGGTGTCGATGCTGTATGAGGTCGCCGATGACCGGGACCTGCCGGCGGAGGCCCGCGGCGAGGACGGGCGGATGGCGTGGCGGATGCGGGCCCGGCATCGGCTGCGGGAACCGGAGACGACGATCGATCGGGCCAGCGACGAGCAGATCGTCGCGCTGCTGCGGGCGTGCCGGTCGGCGCGGGACCGATTGATCGTGTTGTTGATGGCGCGGGGCGGGTTGCGCCGCGGGGAGGTGTGCGGGCTGCGGCGCAGCGATGTGCACCTGCTGGTGGACTCGCGGCGGCTGGGCTGCGATGTCGAGCGCGCGCATCTGCATGTGGTGCGCCGAGACGACAACCCGAACCAGGCCTGGGCCAAGTCGCGGCGGGAGCGGGTGGTGCCGCTGGATTTCCTTGTGGTGCAACTGTTCGACGTCTACGAGTTCGAACGCATGCGTGTCACCGGCGCCGCCGACAGTGACTTCGTGTTCGTTAACCTGTTCCGCGGCAGGATCGGTGCGCCGATGCGGCCGGATGCGATCGGCGAGTTGATGGCCGCGGCGTCCCGGCGGGCCGGACTCGACGTCGCGGTGCGGCCCCACCAGTTGCGACATGCCTTCGGCAGCAACGTTGTTGATGCCGGGGCCGGGATCGATGTGGTCGCCGACCTGATGGGCCACGCCGCGGTGTCCTCGTCGCAGGTTTACCTGCATCCGGACTCCTCCCGGCTGCGGGCCGCCGTGGATGCGGTGCCCAGTCCCCGCGAGCAGGCCCAGGTGACCCGGTGACCGCCGTGGGGCTGGCTGAAAGAATCGCGGTCGAGCAGGACTGCGGCGAGTCCCCGCACGTGTTGGACGGGGTCGTGGTGATCGGCACGGCCGCGCGGCTGGCGAGGATGCTCGACCGCAGGTTCTTGGACGAGGCGGGGTGGGATCCGCGGACCAGGGTGTTGTCGTTGCTCGCGGAGCATCGATTGTTGGGCCGGACGGTGTGCCGGGCCGAGGGATGCCAGAACACCGTGCAATCCGGTCTCACGGTGTGTCATCGGTGCTGCACGCGCCTGACTCGGCGGGGAATGAACACGGCCGAGATCGCCGCTGCCGCATGCCTGCCCGCCGAACCCGCGTCCGCGACGCGGTGCGCGGTGCCGGGATGCCGGTGTGTGCCGACGGTGCGGCACGCGGTGTTGTGCGAGCCGCACGCCAAGAAGTTCCGCCTGCGGCGACCGCCGGTGTCGATGCAGCAGTTCCTGGCCGACCCGCGAGTGCGGCCGTTGCCGCCGATGCCCGCGTGCGCGGTGGCCGCGTGCACCCGGCCCGCCGACAGCGCGCGCGGCTACTGCAACACCCACTACCAGCGCTGGCGTAGCGCGCTCGGTACCAACCCTGAGTTCGATTCGCATCGGTGGCAAGCCCAGGAATCGGGTGTGGCCGAGTGCGGGCGGGTGAACCTGCGCGCGCTGCCGGTGCTGGTGGTGGTCGAGGTGCTGTTCGGCGTTCAGCAGCGCGTCCGGGGCGGGGCGAAGATCACCGAGGTAGAGCTGCGGGTGCTCTGCGACGGGCTGCGCCGGCGACAGGCCGCCTCGATCACCACCGACCGGGCCGAGATCACCCGCAACAAGTCCGTGCGGTCGCTGCGGAGCGCCCTGACCCAGCACGTCCGGCGGGCTCTGGCCGATCCCGGCAGCGAACAGGCAAAGGACACATGGGATCTCGCGGTCTTCGGCCATCGCGGGTCTTTGTCGTTCACCGGGATCGGCCAGGCCTGGCTGGCCCAGTCCGTCAAGCGGTGGGCAGCAGAACAACTCCCGCGCCACCGAGGTCGCGGCGCCGCGAGAGTGCGCGGCAAGATCAACGCGCTGCGGCTGCTGTCGGAGTTCCTCGGCCGCAGACCCGATGGTGGACTCGTCGCTTCGGCGTTGGGCCGCAGCGACATCGAGGATTTCCTCAACCGACTCGCTTATCTGGAGTCCGTCGGCGAGATCAGCCGATACCGGCGCAACGGCATCTGCCGTGACATGCGCGAGGTGCTGGCCGGGATCCGCGCCCTCGGCCTGACCCGGCCGGGGCAGACAGCCGCCGGACTGGCCGGCGATTTCGCCATCGAGCGCGGCGATATCCCCGCCGAACCCGAACGCGGCGAACCCGGCCGCGACCTGCCACCGGAGGTCCTGGCCATCCTGTGCGCCCACCTCGATGCCCTCGAACCCGTCGAGGTGCGGGTCGCCACCCAGATCGGCATCGACACCGGGCGCCGGCCCGAGGACATTCTCGCCTTGCCGTTGAACTGCCTGCACCGCGACAAGGACGGATCGGCGGTGCTGGTTTACGACAACGCCAAGGCCAACCGTCTCGGACGGCGTGTGCCGATCGGCGAAGCTACCGCGAAAGTCATTGCCGCTCAGCAGGACCGGGTGCGGGCGATGTTTCCTCACACCCCGCCCGCAGAACTGACACTGCTGCCCACACCACGCCGCAACCCCGAGGGGCGAAAGCCGATCAGCATCGATACGCTCGACAACCGGCACCGCGAGTGGATCTCGACCCTGCCCGTGTTGCGCACCCGCGACGGGGTCGAGGTCGACAAGACCAAGGTCACGCCCTATGCCTATCGGCATTGTTATGCCCAACGTCACGCGGATGCCGGGGTGCCGATCGACGTTCTGGCCGAATTGCTCGATCACCGTAGCTATTCCATGACCCGGCGCTACTACCGCATCGGCGAGGACCGTCGCCGCGACGCCGTCGACACCGTCACCGCGCTCAGTTTCGACCGGCACGGCAACCGGATCTGGCGTGACGCGCGCATGCTGCTGGAATCCGAACGCGCCCGCCACGCCGTCGGCGAGGTCGCCGTCCCCTACGGCACCTGCACCGAACCCACCAACGTCAAGGCCGGCGGCGGGGCCTGCCCGGTCCGGTTCCGCTGCGTGGGCTGCGATCACTTCCGCACCAACATCGCGTTCCTGCCCGACCTGCAGGCCTACCTCGATGATCTGCTACGCACCCGGGAACGGCTGGCCGCCACCATCGACGGGGTCGATGACTGGGCCCGCGCCGATGCCACCCCCACCGACGAGGAGATCACCCGCATCCGGCGGCTGATCAACCGCATCAAAGCAGACGTCGCCGACCTCAACGAGACCGAGCAAGCCCGCATCGACGACGCGATCGCTATCGTGCGCCGTCACCGCGCGGCCCACACCGTCCCGCTGGGCATGCCCAGCCTCACCCCACCCGCACCGACAACCATCGCCTCGGAGGCCACCGCATGACCACCACCGCTACCACGTCGAATCACACACCCGCACAATCCGTCTCGTCGACAACACGCACCCGATCGATGCTTGACGGCCGGCGCGACGACTCGATGCGCCGACGCCGGCGCGTGCTGGCCGCGATCGACCAAGCCGCCGCCGCCGGCGACCGGCTCAGCGCCACCGCGATCGCCCGCGCCGCCGCCGTTGACCGCACATTCCTCTACCGACACCCCGACCTGCTCGAGAAAATCCATGCGCTGCAAGCAGATCCAGTCCCGAGTGAGCACACCGGCCCTGGGGTCACCCGAGCCTCACTGCAGGCCGATCTGCTCGCTGCCCACGAACGCGCCGCCCGGCTCGGCGCGCGCATCCAGCAGCTGGAGAAGCGGCTGTCCGAAGCGCTCGGTGAACAGACGTGGCGCGAGTCCGGGCTCGGCGCCCGCACCGATATCGACGCCCTCCACCAGCGCATCAGCCAGCTCGAGCAGCACAACCTCGACCTTAAGCAACAACTCGACGAACGCGAGGAAGACCTCGCCGCAGCCCGGGCGGCCAACCGCGAACTCATGGCCCGACTCAACACACCAACCCGGCTGCGATGACACGCGCGAGTCTGCTTGCACCACACCTGTTGCGGTGGATAGCATCTCCGACATCAGCTTCTGAGCTGCACAAACTCAGAGAATCACGCTGGCGCACGGGGGCCGAGCCCTGGAGAACATCCCGGTGTCGTAGAGCACGGCGAAGAGCAATCGGTCCCGCAACCGGCCGCAGCCGTCCAGGATCGCCTGCACCTCGTCCGGCGACAGCACCCGCGGCAGCTTCTTCGGCGTCTTCAACGCGATCACCCGCCTCGACCTCGGCGTGCCCTTGCTGATGTGGTGCAGGAACGGCTTCCAACCGCCGCGCGCGCCGCCGACCTGCCACGAGGTCAGCAGCTCACCGACATCCACCCCATCTCGTGCAGCGTGGGTGTAAAACGCCCCGACGGCCGAAAGTTTGCGGTTTACAGTCGATTCCGTGCAATGATGCGGCACCGACGGCAACACCGCGACCTGCCCATGCCGGGCCTGCAGCGGAAGCCGCAGCCAGGCCACGAACTCACCGAGATCGTCGAGCCGAACGCCCCGCCAGTCCAGACCACGCTCGGCGAGAAAACCGAACCAGTCCTTGAGATCGTGCGCGTATGCCTTGACCGTGTTCGGTGATCGCTCGATGTCGGTCAGATACGCCAGATACCGGTCGACCGGCGCTACCGGAGCATCGTCGTCGCCGAGAACGGTCCACGACTCACGCAACGAGACCGGCGAGATAACTCGTGCAATCTGAGTTGCGTCCAGCAGAGTGGTGTACGAGCCGGTGATGACCGGCGTGTCGTAGCCGGATGAATGAAGGTCATCGCGTGATTCTTCGAGGGACCGACCAAAGTCACTCGAGCAAAGGAATCAACGCGATGACCATTGCCCACGATATCGACCTGTCTGCCGTGCTGGCCGAACGACTCACCACCACGCACCCTGATGTGCTGCGCGAGTTGTTGGCCGCCTTCATTCACGCCCTGATGGGCGCCGAAGCCGACGCGGTGTGCGGTGCCGGCTACGGCCAGCGCAGCAGCGAGCGCACCAATTCCCGCAACGGGTATCGGCACCGCGAGTTTGACACCCGCGCAGGCACATTGGATCTGGCGATTCCCAAGCTAAGGCAAGGTTCGTACTTCCCGGACTGGCTGCTGGAACGGCGCAAACGCGCCGAGCGGGCCCTGACCACGGTGGTGGCTACCTGCTACCTGCTGGGCGTTTCGACGCGGCGGATGGACAAACTCGTCGAGACTCTGGGCATCACCAGCTTGTCGAAGTCCCAGGTCAGCGTGATGGCCAAAGAGCTCGACGCCGCGGTCGAGGCGTTCCGGACCCGGCCACTGGATGCAGGCCCGTACACGTTCATGGCTGCTGACGCCCTGGTGCTCAAGGTTCGCGAAGCAGGCCGGGTGGTCAACGTGCACGCGCTGATCGCCACCGGGGTCAACGCCGAGGGCTACCGCGAAATCCTGGGCATCGACGTCACCACCGCCGAGGACGGGGCCGGCTGGCTGACCTTCCTGCGGTCGCTGACCGCCCGCGGCCTATCAGGGGTCCGTCTGGTCACTTCCGACGCCCACGCCGGTCTGGTGGCCGCGATCGGCGCCACCCTGCCTGGGGCATCGTGGCAACGGTGTCGCACCCACTACGCCACCAACCTGATGGCCATCACTCCGAAATCATCGTGGCCGTGGGTACGCACACTACTGCATTCGGTCTTCGATCAACCTGACGCCGGTTCCGTTGCAGCCCAATATGACCGCATCATCGACGCACTGGCCGACAAGCTCCCCAAGGTCGCCGACCACCTCGAAGACGCCCGCGCCGACCTGCTCGCCTTCACCGCCTTCCCCAAACAAATTTGGCGGCAGATCTGGTCCAACAACCCACTATCCGTTAACCGGCTCTCCGGGGACACGGTTCGGGCTGCAGCGTGAGGTTCACGCACAAGCGCTGAGCACGGATGGATGCTGTCTGCATCTCGGTGGGGGAAGGCGGAGCGGCGATGCGGGTACTCAAGAGCGACAGCGGATATGTCCTGGAGGGCGACTGGGACGGGCAGGACGCGGTGAACGCGTTTCTCAACCATTTGGCGGGACGGGGGTTCAGCGCGGCCACGGTGCGGGCCTACGCATTCGACGTCGCCAATTTGAGCCGGTTCCTCGTCCAGCAAGCGGTCGGGCTCGCCGCGGTCGATGCGCCGTTGGTGTTCGACTGGATCGACTGGCAAGGCGTCCGCCGAACGGACCAGCCCACCGGCGGTCACCGCTCGTCGACCCCGCCGGCAGCTTCGACGGTGAACCGCCGGGTCGCGGCAGTGCGCGCGTTATTCGAGTATCTGGTGATGACCGGTGTCTGCACCGACAATCCGGTGCCGTCGCCGCGGCGGGGACAGGGGCTGCGCCAGTCGCAGCGGGGGTTGCTCGGTCATCTGGGTCCCGGGCGTGCACGCAGTGGCGGTAGGTTGGTGCGTCAGCCGCAGCGTCTTCCGGAATCGTTGTCCACCAACGATGTCGACGCGTTCCTGGCGACACTGGCAACGCACCGGGACCGGGCGATGGTGCTGGTGATGCTACTCGGAGGGCTGCGTTCGGCCGAGGCGCGTGGCCTGCTGCTCGCCGACGTCGATATGGGCCGGCGCCGGCTTCGGGTGATCGGCAAGGGCGGCAAGGAACGTCATGTCCCGGTCGATGCGGCGTTCTTCACCGAGCTCGCCGCCTACCTGCGATGGGAGCGGCCGCCGGGGTTGGCGACGCCGCAGTGCTTCGTAGTGCTGCGCGGCCCGACGACCGGTGCACCGGTCAGCGAGGCCGGGCTGCGCAGCCTGTTCCGTCGGCACCGGGAGACCTCTGGCGCCACAAGAGTCCGCCCGCACCGTTTACGGCATACCTACGGCACCGAATTGTCGGCGGCCGGAATCGATCTGCTGGCGTTGCGGGCGTTGATGGGGCATGTCTCGCCGGAGACCACGGCCCGCTACGTGCATTTGTCGATCGAGCAGCTCGCCGCCGAATACGGTGCTGCTCGTGCGACGTTGGCCGGAGCCCGGCAGTGACCACGGTGTTGGTCGGCCAACCCGTAGGCGCCGACGAGGTGGTGGCGGATTATCTCGACCACGTCGCCACCCTGGGTTTGAGCGGGCGGGCGGTACGCGACCGGATTCGGATCGCTCGCGACTTCACCGCACGCCACCGCGACCTGCACGCCTGGATGACGCTGCCGGCAGCCGAGCGGATCGCCGAGATACGGGACACCGGGGCGTGGCCGCTG from Mycobacterium kubicae includes these protein-coding regions:
- a CDS encoding site-specific integrase — protein: MNQEPVQTRDVARLVVSRCGELASTGDLGEPYRLIDAEGAVVESVAAFLRELLAAGRSPATLRSYGMDLLRWWRFLGAVDVDWRRATRIEARDFSCWIQLTVKHRRRPSSDQVVATVESVGPPNPVTGKAALGPGYAPATIAHSETVLRGFYDFQRDLGAGPILNPFPLDIARRSERANAHHNPMEAWKHDRVGRYRPKMPQRIPRAIPDDRFNTLFTALPSNRDRAMVAFWISTGARASELLGVRQCDVDPGQQLITVVRKGSRAIQQLPAAADAFVVACQGDGTSGLP
- a CDS encoding tyrosine-type recombinase/integrase, encoding MRVFPVSLPSGQRYWTVLDEDLQVVDVADAYLRHLRFGHDAAESTTKAYAHSIALFLRWCARSGRSWQAGVEGFALFMTWLAHARSSVDDAASVVVAGPGAAAVRGPSRINGVLTAVRGMVVHAVATGHGAAGLVSMLYEVADDRDLPAEARGEDGRMAWRMRARHRLREPETTIDRASDEQIVALLRACRSARDRLIVLLMARGGLRRGEVCGLRRSDVHLLVDSRRLGCDVERAHLHVVRRDDNPNQAWAKSRRERVVPLDFLVVQLFDVYEFERMRVTGAADSDFVFVNLFRGRIGAPMRPDAIGELMAAASRRAGLDVAVRPHQLRHAFGSNVVDAGAGIDVVADLMGHAAVSSSQVYLHPDSSRLRAAVDAVPSPREQAQVTR
- the istA gene encoding IS21 family transposase — encoded protein: MLRLWLQGLGLREVARLSGTDRKTVRRYVDRARACGLDRDGGDSQLTDELLAAVIAEVRPHRPTGKSLAWETIAAEHEQIKAWLKDGLTLTKIHTLLGRRGVVVSYRTLHRYATTELGFGRRQATVPVADCEPGAEVQVDFGRLGLLIDAGDGRRRVVHGLIFTAVYSRHMFVWPTYRQTLNDVIAGFEAAWVFFGGVFAVVIPDNMKAIVTTAHATEPRLNDAFREYAQARGFAVDPTRVRSPKDKPRVERMVQYVRSNFYAGEHFRDLGDCRERARLWCAQTAGLRIHGTTRLRPAEVFAAEELPALGPVPEDVFDIPVWTHPKVASDRHVQIAKALYSVPGELVGKRIEARTDAHAVKLYWRGELIKVHPVMAPGRRHTDPADLPAHVSVYAMRDINALQRKAAAHGTHVGTYAAAVLEHPLPWTKMRQVYRLLGLVRRHSAAAVEDACRRALDAEVIDVGLIERIVTRGGGEQMPLIPKPPGAASRFVRDGSDFSVRRPS
- a CDS encoding tyrosine-type recombinase/integrase, giving the protein MTAVGLAERIAVEQDCGESPHVLDGVVVIGTAARLARMLDRRFLDEAGWDPRTRVLSLLAEHRLLGRTVCRAEGCQNTVQSGLTVCHRCCTRLTRRGMNTAEIAAAACLPAEPASATRCAVPGCRCVPTVRHAVLCEPHAKKFRLRRPPVSMQQFLADPRVRPLPPMPACAVAACTRPADSARGYCNTHYQRWRSALGTNPEFDSHRWQAQESGVAECGRVNLRALPVLVVVEVLFGVQQRVRGGAKITEVELRVLCDGLRRRQAASITTDRAEITRNKSVRSLRSALTQHVRRALADPGSEQAKDTWDLAVFGHRGSLSFTGIGQAWLAQSVKRWAAEQLPRHRGRGAARVRGKINALRLLSEFLGRRPDGGLVASALGRSDIEDFLNRLAYLESVGEISRYRRNGICRDMREVLAGIRALGLTRPGQTAAGLAGDFAIERGDIPAEPERGEPGRDLPPEVLAILCAHLDALEPVEVRVATQIGIDTGRRPEDILALPLNCLHRDKDGSAVLVYDNAKANRLGRRVPIGEATAKVIAAQQDRVRAMFPHTPPAELTLLPTPRRNPEGRKPISIDTLDNRHREWISTLPVLRTRDGVEVDKTKVTPYAYRHCYAQRHADAGVPIDVLAELLDHRSYSMTRRYYRIGEDRRRDAVDTVTALSFDRHGNRIWRDARMLLESERARHAVGEVAVPYGTCTEPTNVKAGGGACPVRFRCVGCDHFRTNIAFLPDLQAYLDDLLRTRERLAATIDGVDDWARADATPTDEEITRIRRLINRIKADVADLNETEQARIDDAIAIVRRHRAAHTVPLGMPSLTPPAPTTIASEATA
- a CDS encoding ATP-binding protein — its product is MSPARPDAVPAVKPIEVSGELKALMRRLKLGQLLDTLPERLALARTNRLPHHDFLELLFADEVTRRDRESATRRAKAAHLDPAMQLQAWDDSTAVAFDQQLWAELISLRFLADAYNVLVMGPVGVGKTFLANALGHIAVRRLHSVHTERADKLFKRLRGARLDGSYEDEMRKLHRVELLIIDDLALHRLEATETTDFYEIIVERHRKASTIITSNREPPEILTMMADPLLAQSAMDRLQSAAYELVVEGQSYRQRQKPRPEKPAPPTPSD
- a CDS encoding tyrosine-type recombinase/integrase, with amino-acid sequence MLQRRHDDRQGKLTPDVVMRVVKALAAIGVGSLLNHDEDIWHDWARSTINDTRSRGFLSYASRVIADLAEAGGWDAEYPRDVWRMRRLGYDGDRTLRFGGIPQPWLRDLAKRWARWRLSTGLGLEAGGGRPVVVLTRFAGFLADIGVESIDRIDRPVLERYLANLRGDSIGAQRRGTHIGLLNRFFAAVRQHRWDTDLPADAMFFAEDYPKRDERLPRALAEQVMAQLEDPDNLARFTDPAHRLITIILMRCGLRITDALRLRRDCVVADAEGAPYLRYLNHKMKRDALVPIDVQLRELTAEHRNRTAQRWPAGTPVLFPRPTKNIDGTHPIASPTYRMALLRWLSVCDIRDEHGQPVHLTPHQWRHTLGTRLINRDVPQEVVRRILDHDSAQMTGHYARLHDTTVRRQWEAARKVDIHRTTIIFDPSGPIAAAAWAKQRLGRATQALPNGYCGLPVQQSCPHANAPLTELTGPAAWRGAA